ACACCCCGGCTGGCAGCGTGCGCATCACCGCCACCGACTATGCCGCGCGCGAAATCCTGTGGCCCAAGCTGGCGGTGCTGCTGCGCCAGTACCCGGACATCAAGGTGGAACTGGTGGTGGACAACGGCCTGACCGACATCGTGGCCGACCGTTACGATCTCGGCGTGCGCCTGGGCGACCAGGTGGAAAAAGACATGATCGCCGCGCGCATCGCGCCGGACATGCGCATGGCATTGATCGCCTCGCCCGCCTACCTGGAACGCCGGCCGCTGCCCAAGACCCCGCAAGACCTCACCGCGCACCTGTGCATCAACCTGCGCATGACCACCGCCGGCGGCATCTACGCCTGGGAACTGGAAAAGGACGGCCGCGAGATCGCAGTGCGTGTGGAGGGCCAGCTCACCTTCAACAGCATCTATGAAGCATTGGATGCGGCGCTGCAGGGGTTCGGCATCGCCTTCGTGCAGGAAGACCTCGCCCGGCCGCACATCAAGGCCGGGCGGCTGCGTTGGGTGATGAAGGACTGGTCACCCACCTGGCCCGGCCTGCATGCGTTCTACCCCAGCCGCCGGCATTCCTCGCCCGCGTTCAACCTGGTGCTGGAGGCGCTGCGGCATAAGGGCTGAGGGTTGCGCTGGTGTTGGGACGCGGTCGAAATCCTGAGC
The nucleotide sequence above comes from Xanthomonas campestris pv. campestris str. ATCC 33913. Encoded proteins:
- a CDS encoding LysR family transcriptional regulator, whose protein sequence is MARDNFKDLLALIAIVREGSFTRAAAKLGVSQSALSHTIRGLEATLGLRLLTRTTRSVAPTEAGERLIQTVAPRFAEIEEALSALSEMRDTPAGSVRITATDYAAREILWPKLAVLLRQYPDIKVELVVDNGLTDIVADRYDLGVRLGDQVEKDMIAARIAPDMRMALIASPAYLERRPLPKTPQDLTAHLCINLRMTTAGGIYAWELEKDGREIAVRVEGQLTFNSIYEALDAALQGFGIAFVQEDLARPHIKAGRLRWVMKDWSPTWPGLHAFYPSRRHSSPAFNLVLEALRHKG